From the Bacteroidales bacterium genome, the window GAGGATAAAAAAACAAAATCCGAAAGAAAAGAGATTGACTGGATTTCAAGCAGTCAACTTTATTTGAAAACTGGTAGCTCCAAAAGAGCCATCAATGAAGCGATTCAATCGCTTGTTAAGAAAAATCTTATTGCTGTTTTTTCTCAAAATGGCGAATTGCTTGAC encodes:
- a CDS encoding replication protein codes for the protein MQIKTTPVPNVVLDSYLKNFKIAELKVLLVIIRQTLGWEDKKTKSERKEIDWISSSQLYLKTGSSKRAINEAIQSLVKKNLIAVFSQNGELLD